In Vigna unguiculata cultivar IT97K-499-35 chromosome 3, ASM411807v1, whole genome shotgun sequence, a single genomic region encodes these proteins:
- the LOC114176892 gene encoding BRASSINOSTEROID INSENSITIVE 1-associated receptor kinase 1-like has product MNYKERVPSLICFYILFWTILVFHLVLRVSGNAEGDALTAFKKNMIDPTGALDNWNPNILTPCTWFHIICNDEKSVTHFCLARYLGNANLSGQLVPELGQLPNLEYLELYNNNITGEIPNVLGNLTNLLSLDLYSNNITGQIPEELANLKKLESLRLNKNSLSGKIPMGLTTIDTLIVLDLSSNNLTGNFPANGSFSSFTPIRSK; this is encoded by the exons ATGAATTACAAGGAGCGAGTTCCATCTTTAATATGCTTCTATATTCTGTTTTGGACAATTTTGGTGTTTCACTTGGTGCTCAGGGTTTCTGGGAATGCAGAAG GTGATGCCCTTACTGCATTCAAGAAGAATATGATAGATCCTACTGGTGCTCTTGATAATTGGAATCCTAATATTTTAACTCCTTGCACATGGTTTCATATTATTTGCAACGATGAAAAAAGTGTCACCCATTT TTGCTTGGCCAGGTATCTTGGAAATGCAAACCTTTCGGGTCAACTTGTTCCAGAGCTTGGCCAGCTCCCAAATTTGGAATATCT GGAACTTTATAACAATAACATAACTGGGGAGATCCCAAATGTGCTTGGAAATTTGACAAACTTGCTGAGTTTGGATCTTTACTCGAACAACATTACTGGTCAAATTCCAGAAGAATTAGCCAATCTTAAAAAACTAGAATCCCT GCGCCTCAACAAAAACAGCTTGTCAGGAAAGATTCCTATGGGTTTGACCACCATTGATACACTGATAGTTCT TGACTTATCGTCCAACAACTTAACAGGGAATTTCCCAGCCAATGGTTCATTTTCAAGTTTTACTCCCATCAG gtcaaaataa